GACGCGCATCTCTTGGTTGATGGCCCGCAGGTGCTTGACTGCATGAACCACGTCGCCGGTGCCGGCTTCGCCCTTGGTGCGGATCATGGCCGCACCCTCGGCAATACGCCGCAACGCTTCGCCTAAATTCCGCGCTCCGCAGACAAAAGGAACTTTGAAGGCGTGCTTGTCTACGTGGTTGGCTTCATCGGCGGGGGTAAGGACTTCGGATTCGTCAATGTAATCCACGCCCAGCTCTTGCAAAATTTGGGCTTCTGCAAAGTGACCGATGCGGCATTTGGCCATCACCGGAATGGAAACCGCATCCATGATCTCGCGGATCTTCTTGGGCGAGGCCATGCGGGCCACGCCACCCTCGGCGCGGATCTGCGCCGGCACGCGCTCGAGCGCCATGACGGCTGTTGCGCCGGCCTTTTCTGCGATCAACGCCTGCTCGGCTGTGGTGACGTCCATGATGACGCCGCCTTTGAGCATCTCGGCTAACCCGGTCTTCAGGCGCAGACTGTTGTTTGGGTTTCC
The nucleotide sequence above comes from Terriglobales bacterium. Encoded proteins:
- the pdxS gene encoding pyridoxal 5'-phosphate synthase lyase subunit PdxS produces the protein MSNKNGNPNNSLRLKTGLAEMLKGGVIMDVTTAEQALIAEKAGATAVMALERVPAQIRAEGGVARMASPKKIREIMDAVSIPVMAKCRIGHFAEAQILQELGVDYIDESEVLTPADEANHVDKHAFKVPFVCGARNLGEALRRIAEGAAMIRTKGEAGTGDVVHAVKHLRAINQEMRVLTVLREDELYAKAKEYQAPYEIIRLVASSGKLPVPNFSAGGIATPADAALVRQLGAEAVFVGSGIFMQDSTNFASPEEAARRARAIVQATTHYDDPKVLLEVSQELIGAMKGLAVAAISEENMMQKRGW